The nucleotide sequence GATTTCTTGAGCTTGCTGGCGAGATGCTTTTAATTCTGCTCGAGTTTCTTCTAATAATTTATTTGCTTCAACCCGGCTTTTTTCTGCCGCGTCAATTTCTGATGCAATATGATCTTCACGCTGTTGCATGATTCCCATTAAAGGTCCCCAGGCAAACTTTTTAATCAGCGCTAGTAAAATAATAAACATGATCAATTGGAACAAAATGTCCCCGCCGTTAAAGCCGGCTGACGATCCAAGTACGAATGCGTTTGCTAACACGCCCACTTCACTCCTTTCAAGAGTTTCCCCCCTCCCCTTCTTGAGGAAAAGGTCTGTATAAAAAGAATGGAACTGCTTGTTACACTTCGAACATAAAGCAATGGCGAAGGTTCGCTTGGAATGATCTTCGCC is from Bacillus sp. PK3_68 and encodes:
- a CDS encoding F0F1 ATP synthase subunit B, with the translated sequence MLANAFVLGSSAGFNGGDILFQLIMFIILLALIKKFAWGPLMGIMQQREDHIASEIDAAEKSRVEANKLLEETRAELKASRQQAQEIIENAKKVGDSQKAEIIAAARAEAERLKESAKMEIEQQTEQAMASLREQVASLSVLIASKVIEKDLSVADQEKLINEYIQEAGEK